In Sphingomonas sp. LR60, the following are encoded in one genomic region:
- a CDS encoding ArsR/SmtB family transcription factor gives MPRFTHPRLEDVPLDLALHALADPNRLAMVARLAATERLSCTDAAPCESIPKSTLSNHLKLLRAAGLIETTQAGREMINTLRRDEFERRFPALLDAVLANQPA, from the coding sequence ATGCCCCGTTTCACCCATCCCCGGCTGGAGGACGTTCCGCTCGACCTGGCGCTGCACGCGTTGGCTGATCCCAATCGGCTGGCCATGGTGGCGCGGCTCGCCGCGACCGAGCGGCTGAGCTGCACCGATGCGGCGCCGTGCGAGTCGATCCCGAAGAGCACGCTGTCCAACCATCTGAAGCTGCTGCGCGCGGCCGGATTGATCGAGACGACGCAGGCCGGCCGCGAGATGATCAACACATTGCGCCGGGACGAATTCGAGCGGCGCTTTCCGGCGCTGCTCGACGCGGTGCTCGCCAATCAGCCGGCCTGA
- a CDS encoding SDR family oxidoreductase produces MSLARKTALVTGGSRGIGSAIAKRLAADGAAVAITFAGNKAAADATVAAIESAGGTAFAFQADAADPASQRAGIEQAAAALGGIDILVHNAGVAEFSSVTEDTDETYDRQFAVNVKGLHVGTRAALPHLRDGGRIILIGSISGELAFPATTVYSATKAAVAALARGWAKDLASRNILVNTVQPGPIDTDMNPADSDFAGQMLHAIPLGRYGKVEEIAGAVAFLAGPDASYITGTTLNIDGGATA; encoded by the coding sequence ATGTCCCTCGCACGCAAGACGGCGCTCGTCACCGGCGGATCGCGCGGTATCGGCTCGGCCATCGCCAAGCGACTGGCGGCGGATGGCGCGGCGGTGGCGATCACCTTTGCCGGCAACAAGGCCGCGGCGGACGCTACCGTGGCGGCGATCGAGAGCGCCGGCGGCACCGCCTTCGCCTTCCAGGCCGATGCCGCCGATCCCGCCTCGCAGCGTGCCGGCATCGAGCAGGCCGCCGCCGCATTGGGCGGGATCGACATCCTTGTCCACAATGCCGGGGTGGCCGAATTCTCCTCCGTCACCGAGGATACCGACGAGACCTACGATCGCCAGTTCGCCGTCAACGTGAAGGGCCTGCATGTCGGCACGCGCGCGGCCCTGCCGCACCTTCGCGACGGTGGCCGGATCATCCTGATCGGCAGCATCTCGGGCGAATTGGCCTTCCCTGCGACCACGGTCTACAGCGCGACCAAGGCGGCGGTGGCGGCGCTGGCACGCGGCTGGGCCAAGGACCTCGCATCGCGCAACATCCTGGTCAACACCGTGCAGCCGGGCCCGATCGACACCGACATGAACCCGGCCGACAGCGACTTCGCGGGACAAATGCTGCACGCGATCCCGCTCGGCCGCTACGGCAAGGTCGAGGAGATCGCAGGCGCGGTGGCGTTCCTCGCCGGCCCCGATGCGAGCTATATCACCGGCACCACGCTCAACATCGACGGCGGCGCGACGGCGTAA
- a CDS encoding AraC family transcriptional regulator: MDRIAELAAVIDRHVTGSGICMTAMPHVSLIRADRPSTPTPAVYEASLCLIAQGSKRVSIGDHSVVYDAAHYLLVSVDLPLVGHVIDASPERPYLCCKIDLDSAMLADLMVAEGGTVPRADLPAIGVYPSDPDLIDAACRLVGLLDRPETVQVLAPLIEREILYRLLTGPHGPMLRHVATVGSHLNQVSRAIAAIRRRFDAPIRIDEVATEAGMSPSSLHAHFKAITRMTPLEYQKQLRLQEARRLMLVDGATAGAAGFAVGYESPSQFSREYRRLFGAPPRQDIERLHAAPAAGMAL, translated from the coding sequence ATGGACCGGATCGCCGAACTCGCTGCCGTAATCGACCGTCACGTCACCGGATCAGGGATATGCATGACCGCGATGCCGCATGTGTCGTTGATCCGCGCCGATCGACCCAGCACGCCGACGCCCGCTGTCTACGAAGCCTCACTTTGCCTGATCGCACAAGGGTCGAAGCGCGTGTCGATCGGCGATCATAGTGTCGTCTACGATGCGGCCCATTATCTCCTTGTCTCGGTCGACCTGCCGCTCGTCGGCCATGTCATCGATGCGAGCCCCGAGCGGCCCTATCTCTGCTGCAAGATCGATCTCGATTCCGCCATGCTGGCCGATCTGATGGTGGCCGAAGGCGGTACGGTGCCGCGCGCCGACCTGCCGGCGATCGGCGTCTACCCCAGCGATCCCGACCTGATCGACGCCGCGTGCCGGCTGGTCGGGCTGCTCGATCGACCGGAGACGGTTCAAGTCTTGGCGCCGTTGATCGAGCGCGAGATCCTGTACCGCCTGCTCACCGGACCGCATGGGCCGATGCTCCGCCATGTCGCGACGGTGGGCAGCCACCTCAACCAGGTCAGTCGCGCCATCGCCGCGATCCGTCGCCGGTTCGACGCGCCGATCCGCATCGACGAGGTCGCCACCGAGGCGGGCATGAGCCCTTCCTCGCTCCACGCGCATTTCAAGGCGATCACCCGCATGACGCCGCTCGAATATCAGAAGCAATTGCGCCTGCAGGAAGCCCGGCGCCTGATGCTGGTCGACGGCGCCACGGCCGGCGCGGCAGGTTTCGCGGTCGGCTATGAAAGCCCGTCGCAGTTTAGCCGCGAATATCGCCGCCTGTTCGGCGCACCGCCACGCCAGGACATCGAACGGCTGCACGCCGCCCCGGCGGCCGGCATGGCTCTTTAG
- a CDS encoding carboxylesterase family protein: MSTSLGDVRGRHLGSVRHFVGVPYAAPPVGARRFAPPEAAPAWDGVRDATSRGATAPQKLRAVPGLAIEPLVGTGWTPETII; encoded by the coding sequence GTGTCCACGTCGCTCGGCGATGTGCGTGGTCGACACCTTGGCAGCGTTCGTCATTTCGTCGGCGTCCCCTATGCCGCGCCTCCGGTCGGCGCCCGACGCTTCGCGCCGCCCGAGGCAGCACCGGCGTGGGACGGTGTGCGCGACGCCACGTCTCGGGGAGCGACCGCTCCGCAGAAGTTACGCGCGGTGCCGGGCCTCGCGATCGAACCGCTGGTCGGGACTGGCTGGACCCCGGAGACGATTATCTGA
- a CDS encoding carboxylesterase family protein, producing MAVMVFIHGGGFVIGSKDAAVQDGATFARDGVVCVSINYRMGVDGFLPIPGVPTNLGLRDMIAALGWVQAEIGAFGGDGGNVTVFGESAGAMAIADLVTSPLAAGLFRRAIIQSGHAAMTRETSVARRLVTKMAKLLDIPATREGFASVPIDALLDTVEKVSLPTARIDLRDADGREPVFGISRFVPVHGDDVLPVQPLEALKAGAGREIEILIGTNAEEMNLYLVPSGVRDKIGRLLAWFVLRKSQPNAWKILKAYGAGRKKGGRALTDAMTDLVFRWPARRFAEEHRGPTHVYELEWRSSAFKGELGAAHAVENPFVFDTLAVASGPEGVLGEDPPQDLATRIHRLWIDFARDGSLPWAPFDRDTRQVYRLEAGQAVHEPVMPAAAFLP from the coding sequence TTGGCGGTCATGGTCTTCATTCATGGCGGCGGGTTCGTCATCGGCAGCAAGGACGCTGCGGTCCAGGACGGGGCGACCTTCGCGCGCGACGGCGTCGTTTGCGTCTCGATCAACTATCGAATGGGTGTCGATGGCTTTCTGCCGATCCCGGGCGTGCCGACGAACCTCGGCCTGCGCGACATGATCGCAGCGCTCGGCTGGGTGCAGGCGGAGATTGGCGCATTCGGTGGCGATGGCGGCAACGTTACCGTGTTCGGCGAGTCGGCGGGCGCGATGGCGATCGCCGATCTCGTCACGTCACCGCTAGCGGCGGGGCTGTTCCGGCGCGCGATAATCCAGAGCGGCCACGCTGCCATGACCCGCGAGACCTCCGTCGCACGCCGCCTGGTCACGAAGATGGCCAAGCTCCTGGATATTCCCGCCACCCGCGAAGGCTTCGCGAGCGTTCCGATAGATGCACTGCTCGATACGGTCGAGAAAGTGTCGCTGCCGACCGCGCGCATCGATCTCCGCGATGCCGACGGACGCGAACCGGTGTTCGGGATCAGCCGCTTCGTCCCCGTCCACGGAGACGATGTCCTGCCGGTGCAACCGCTTGAGGCACTGAAAGCGGGTGCGGGACGTGAAATCGAGATACTGATCGGCACCAATGCCGAGGAAATGAACCTCTATCTCGTTCCATCCGGCGTACGCGACAAGATCGGTCGCCTGCTCGCCTGGTTCGTTCTGCGAAAGTCGCAGCCGAACGCCTGGAAGATCCTGAAGGCTTACGGCGCGGGCCGCAAGAAGGGCGGTCGCGCGCTGACCGACGCGATGACCGATCTCGTCTTTCGCTGGCCCGCGCGCCGTTTCGCCGAGGAGCATCGCGGCCCCACCCATGTCTACGAACTCGAGTGGCGCTCGTCCGCCTTCAAAGGCGAACTCGGGGCTGCCCATGCGGTCGAAAATCCCTTCGTCTTCGACACGCTCGCCGTCGCCTCCGGTCCCGAAGGTGTCCTCGGCGAGGATCCGCCGCAGGACCTCGCCACGCGCATTCATCGGCTATGGATCGACTTCGCGCGCGACGGCTCGCTTCCCTGGGCACCGTTCGATCGCGACACGCGGCAGGTCTACCGGCTGGAGGCGGGGCAAGCGGTCCATGAACCGGTGATGCCCGCCGCGGCGTTCCTGCCATGA
- a CDS encoding SDR family NAD(P)-dependent oxidoreductase produces MTRYADRQRLDGRTAFVTGGAQGIGWACADALAQFGAAVMIADRDEHLLETGLASLRAKGHRVEGVCLDVTDSAAVTAAADMTGGVDILVNNAGIARSDTPAEDVTDEHWLNVLDVNLNGSFWCARAFGRHMLTKGRGSIVNIGSMSAVIVNRPQPQSYYNASKAAVHQLTKSLAAEWASRGVRVNAVAPTYIATPLNAFADRSSDMYRRWIDGTPQGRLGEPEEVAAVVAFLASDAASLMTGSVVMTDGGYSCW; encoded by the coding sequence ATGACCCGGTACGCCGACCGACAGCGGCTCGACGGCCGCACCGCCTTCGTCACCGGCGGCGCGCAGGGGATCGGCTGGGCGTGTGCCGACGCGCTCGCCCAGTTCGGCGCCGCGGTGATGATCGCCGATCGCGACGAGCATCTGCTGGAGACCGGCCTCGCCAGCCTTCGCGCCAAGGGGCATCGCGTCGAGGGCGTCTGCCTGGATGTCACCGACAGCGCAGCCGTGACCGCCGCTGCCGACATGACCGGCGGCGTCGATATTCTGGTCAACAATGCCGGCATCGCGCGCAGCGATACGCCAGCAGAGGACGTCACCGACGAGCATTGGCTCAACGTCCTCGACGTCAACCTCAACGGCAGCTTCTGGTGCGCGCGCGCCTTCGGCCGTCACATGCTGACGAAGGGCCGCGGATCGATCGTCAATATCGGGTCGATGTCCGCCGTCATCGTCAACCGCCCGCAACCGCAAAGCTATTACAACGCCTCCAAGGCGGCGGTGCATCAGTTGACGAAAAGCCTCGCTGCCGAGTGGGCGTCGCGCGGCGTCCGCGTCAATGCGGTCGCGCCGACCTATATCGCGACCCCCTTGAACGCCTTTGCCGATCGGAGCAGCGACATGTACCGCCGGTGGATCGACGGTACGCCGCAGGGCCGCCTCGGTGAGCCGGAAGAAGTCGCGGCGGTCGTTGCCTTCCTTGCGTCCGACGCCGCGAGCCTGATGACCGGCAGCGTCGTCATGACCGACGGCGGCTATTCCTGCTGGTAA
- a CDS encoding TonB-dependent receptor: MRRPLFVLTTALALTLPAYAAAQTTDAEGAQTSNQGTPADPQTDADTPTNPAASDIVVTARRREERLQDVPIAVTAISGDAIKQQQLVVVRDVAAYTPGLNINSDSVGRAFVSIRGIGTTLIDTVQPGVGIFIDGIYQPNTTYLNSPLVDVARVEVLRGPQGTLFGNNTLGGAINVVTRQPSNDWQGRIDGALASGDNYASVSGSISGPIVKDVLQFRIGAAYHIEDGFQRNLLAGGNQNPLETKSVNGTLRFVPASWARFTLNGSYDRVFGGATPYFNVGGPRDYTLDGRTNQRSLATIDYYAANLKGEFDVDSLKTTITAIGAYNQSNYSGAGDADYSPFDFFRSTSNRTLKTRTGELRFDTKWSDRFTTLIGAFYAKSDTDSRGTTTVVPAGLTVPATATAENENIALFGTGFLNLGDGLDLAVGLRYDHQRLSASTAGLPAAYKADQWQPRATLTKRWTPDFMTYVSVARGARGGGQNGPGAPNLIYRGDTVWTYEVGSKASAFDGRLTANVAAFYNDYKNFIGANALAPSTILNPATGQPVGFVAINLNSGNVKSYGAEAELSFNVNRLWRVYANATLLHARVTDASQFQATTGYAYPGDRILFVPDANYAVGTNLRLPFHKDQALVLDTNVVAKGSRTGASLDAASVPVLAPYHLVNASLTWQGGPLEVGVFATNLFDEKYLETYLDASLLRRAGLPAPLVSNLALQTPRRRIGLRGTVRF; the protein is encoded by the coding sequence ATGCGTCGTCCGCTGTTCGTCCTGACCACTGCCTTGGCGCTGACGCTGCCCGCCTATGCCGCTGCACAAACGACAGATGCGGAAGGTGCGCAAACGTCGAACCAGGGCACTCCCGCCGATCCGCAAACCGACGCCGACACGCCGACCAATCCGGCAGCGTCGGACATCGTCGTCACCGCACGGCGCCGCGAAGAGCGGCTGCAGGACGTGCCGATCGCGGTCACTGCGATCTCGGGTGATGCGATCAAGCAGCAGCAACTGGTCGTCGTGCGAGACGTCGCTGCCTACACGCCGGGCCTCAACATCAATTCGGACTCCGTCGGCCGCGCCTTCGTCTCGATCCGCGGGATCGGCACGACGCTGATCGATACCGTGCAGCCGGGCGTCGGCATCTTCATCGACGGCATCTATCAACCGAACACGACCTATCTGAACTCGCCCTTGGTCGACGTCGCACGGGTCGAGGTGTTGCGCGGACCGCAGGGTACGCTGTTCGGCAACAACACGCTGGGTGGCGCGATCAACGTCGTGACGCGTCAGCCATCGAACGACTGGCAGGGGCGCATCGACGGCGCGCTGGCAAGCGGCGACAATTACGCCTCGGTGTCGGGCAGCATCTCCGGACCGATCGTCAAGGACGTGCTCCAGTTCCGCATCGGCGCCGCCTATCACATCGAGGACGGGTTCCAGCGCAACCTTCTCGCCGGCGGCAACCAGAACCCGCTGGAGACGAAGAGCGTCAACGGCACGCTCCGCTTCGTCCCCGCCAGCTGGGCACGTTTCACGCTGAACGGCAGCTACGATCGCGTGTTCGGCGGCGCGACGCCCTATTTCAACGTAGGCGGTCCACGCGACTATACGCTGGACGGACGCACCAACCAGCGCAGCCTGGCAACGATCGACTATTACGCCGCCAATCTGAAGGGTGAATTCGACGTCGATAGCCTGAAGACCACGATCACCGCGATCGGCGCCTACAACCAGTCCAATTATTCGGGCGCGGGCGACGCCGACTACAGCCCGTTCGACTTCTTCCGCTCGACCAGCAACCGCACGCTGAAGACGCGGACCGGCGAGTTGCGCTTCGACACCAAATGGAGCGACCGCTTCACGACGCTGATCGGGGCCTTTTACGCCAAGTCCGACACCGACAGCCGGGGCACCACCACCGTCGTGCCCGCCGGGCTGACGGTCCCGGCGACCGCGACCGCCGAGAATGAGAATATCGCGCTGTTCGGCACCGGCTTCCTCAATCTGGGGGATGGGCTCGATCTCGCGGTCGGCCTGCGATACGATCATCAACGGCTGAGCGCGTCGACCGCTGGCCTGCCGGCCGCCTACAAGGCCGACCAGTGGCAGCCCCGCGCGACGCTGACGAAGCGTTGGACGCCCGACTTCATGACCTATGTCTCGGTCGCGCGCGGCGCGCGCGGCGGCGGGCAGAACGGTCCGGGCGCGCCGAACCTGATCTATCGCGGCGATACCGTCTGGACCTATGAGGTCGGGTCGAAGGCCAGCGCCTTCGACGGACGACTGACCGCGAATGTCGCGGCCTTCTACAACGACTACAAGAACTTCATCGGTGCGAATGCGCTGGCGCCGTCGACGATCCTCAATCCCGCCACCGGTCAGCCGGTCGGGTTCGTCGCGATCAACCTCAATTCGGGGAACGTGAAAAGCTACGGTGCCGAAGCAGAACTGTCGTTCAACGTCAATCGGCTGTGGCGCGTCTATGCCAATGCGACCTTGCTCCACGCGCGCGTGACCGATGCCTCGCAATTCCAGGCGACGACCGGCTATGCCTATCCGGGCGACCGCATCCTGTTCGTTCCCGACGCCAATTACGCGGTCGGCACCAACCTGCGCCTGCCCTTCCACAAGGATCAGGCGCTGGTGCTCGACACCAACGTGGTCGCGAAGGGCAGCCGGACCGGCGCGTCGCTCGACGCTGCATCGGTGCCGGTGCTGGCGCCCTATCACCTCGTCAACGCCTCGCTGACGTGGCAGGGCGGTCCGCTGGAGGTCGGCGTCTTCGCGACCAACCTGTTCGACGAAAAGTATCTCGAAACCTACCTCGACGCCTCGCTGCTGCGCCGCGCCGGGCTGCCCGCGCCGTTGGTTTCCAACCTTGCGCTACAGACGCCGCGACGTCGCATCGGGCTGCGCGGCACGGTGCGGTTCTGA
- a CDS encoding FAD-binding oxidoreductase has protein sequence MRAPLDDGFIARLQQRFGDALDLGESMRRQHGTSEAHFAEALPDAVVFAASTEEVADCVRLCVAAGVPIVPFGAGTSIEGNALPIHGGVSIDLSRMDAILAVHAEDFDCTVQAGCRREALNTHLRDTGLFFPIDPGANATIGGMASTRASGTNAVRYGTMREAVLSLTVVTANGDVIRTATRARKSAAGYDLTRLFVGSEGTLGIITEVSLRLHPIPEQIMSAVCGFETLQGAVDTVVQSIQCGIPLARVEILDDKQMAAVNRWSNLTYPEVTTLFFEFHGSPAGVAEQVETVAALAEANGGGQFAWSNQPEERARLWKARHEAYYAAIGVRPGAVGWTTDVCVPISRLPECILATRADIDAGTVPAAILGHVGDGNFHVIFAIDPAAPYEFEEVEAINRRLVERAIAMDGTCTGEHGVGLGKQDWLVAELGDAVDVMRILKRALDPKNLMNPGKIFSL, from the coding sequence GTGCGCGCGCCGCTCGACGACGGCTTCATTGCTCGGCTCCAGCAACGCTTCGGCGACGCGCTCGACCTCGGTGAGAGCATGCGCCGTCAGCACGGCACCAGTGAAGCGCATTTCGCGGAGGCGCTGCCCGATGCGGTCGTCTTCGCCGCATCGACCGAGGAAGTGGCCGACTGCGTGCGCCTGTGCGTCGCCGCCGGAGTGCCGATCGTGCCGTTCGGCGCGGGCACGTCGATCGAGGGCAATGCGCTGCCGATCCATGGCGGCGTCAGCATCGACCTTTCGCGGATGGACGCGATCCTGGCGGTTCACGCGGAGGATTTCGACTGCACCGTGCAGGCCGGATGCCGGCGCGAGGCGCTGAACACCCACTTGCGCGACACCGGCCTGTTCTTCCCGATCGATCCCGGCGCGAACGCCACGATCGGGGGCATGGCGTCGACGCGTGCCAGCGGCACCAATGCGGTCCGCTACGGCACGATGCGGGAGGCGGTGCTGTCGCTCACCGTCGTCACCGCCAACGGCGACGTCATCCGTACCGCCACCCGCGCGCGCAAGTCGGCGGCGGGCTACGACCTCACGCGCCTGTTCGTCGGCTCAGAGGGCACGCTCGGCATCATCACCGAGGTCAGCCTGCGCCTTCACCCCATCCCCGAACAGATCATGTCGGCGGTATGCGGGTTCGAGACGTTGCAGGGCGCGGTCGATACCGTCGTCCAGTCGATCCAGTGCGGCATCCCGCTCGCGCGGGTCGAGATCCTCGACGACAAGCAGATGGCGGCGGTCAACCGCTGGTCCAACCTGACCTATCCCGAGGTCACGACCTTGTTCTTCGAATTCCACGGCTCTCCCGCCGGGGTCGCCGAGCAGGTCGAGACGGTGGCCGCCCTCGCCGAGGCGAATGGCGGCGGGCAGTTCGCCTGGTCGAACCAGCCCGAGGAGCGCGCGCGGCTGTGGAAGGCCCGGCACGAGGCCTATTATGCTGCGATCGGGGTCCGTCCGGGTGCGGTCGGCTGGACCACCGATGTTTGCGTACCGATCAGCCGCCTGCCGGAATGCATCCTCGCCACCCGCGCCGACATCGACGCCGGGACCGTGCCCGCCGCGATCCTCGGTCACGTCGGCGACGGCAACTTCCACGTCATCTTCGCCATCGACCCCGCCGCTCCCTACGAGTTCGAGGAGGTCGAGGCGATCAATCGCCGGCTGGTCGAACGCGCGATCGCGATGGACGGCACCTGCACGGGCGAACACGGCGTCGGCCTCGGCAAGCAGGACTGGCTGGTCGCCGAGCTGGGCGATGCCGTCGACGTGATGCGCATCCTCAAGCGCGCGCTCGACCCTAAGAACCTGATGAACCCCGGCAAGATCTTCAGCCTGTGA
- a CDS encoding MFS transporter — translation MTDTAIALPASTIGSTRPGRTLPSLLALTLAMAIGFTMMASFGTVQEGAKAELGLSDAALGVIQGVSAALALVVFSIPVGILVDRFNRTRLLVALALVWTAGTSLTAMANGASMLFVARVLTATGTTGALTAALSLTADLCAPERRGRAMLLVNIGKMAGLAAAFGVGGWLFGQIARGGLPVVAGMAPWRGTHAILAGVGLILIVPLLLLREPARREVAAATRAPFKVLTAELWSRRAFLGPLFVGQVAVVMADNAALVWAAPVLSRHYGLQPGDFAGWMGALVFVSGLGGTLLGGFTADWGQKSQRRGGLLIGAVVAAAIGVPAALFPIGPTVTWFAIAFGTLSLCGAVTGLVTSVALTVLIPNEVRGLCIGAFIAFAGLIGFGIAPSLVTAISSLLGGEAHLGPALAAVGVVTGLLSVTGFALAMRAAPTSAIDEPV, via the coding sequence ATGACCGACACCGCGATAGCGCTGCCTGCGTCGACGATCGGCAGCACCAGGCCGGGCCGCACCCTCCCCTCGCTGCTCGCGCTGACGCTCGCAATGGCGATCGGTTTCACGATGATGGCCTCGTTCGGCACCGTGCAGGAAGGTGCGAAGGCCGAACTCGGGCTCAGCGACGCCGCGCTCGGTGTCATACAGGGGGTCAGCGCCGCGCTCGCGCTGGTCGTCTTCTCGATCCCGGTCGGCATCCTCGTCGACCGCTTCAACCGCACCCGCCTGCTCGTCGCGCTGGCGCTGGTGTGGACCGCGGGCACCTCGCTGACCGCGATGGCGAACGGCGCATCCATGCTGTTCGTCGCGCGCGTCCTGACTGCGACCGGCACCACCGGCGCGCTCACCGCCGCGCTGTCGCTGACCGCCGACCTATGTGCTCCCGAACGTCGCGGACGCGCGATGCTGCTCGTCAACATCGGCAAGATGGCAGGGCTCGCGGCGGCGTTCGGCGTCGGCGGCTGGCTGTTCGGGCAGATCGCCCGCGGCGGCCTTCCCGTCGTCGCGGGCATGGCGCCGTGGCGCGGCACCCATGCGATCCTCGCAGGGGTCGGCCTTATCCTCATCGTGCCGCTGCTGCTGCTGCGCGAGCCCGCCCGGCGTGAGGTCGCCGCCGCCACCCGCGCGCCGTTCAAGGTGCTCACTGCCGAGCTGTGGTCGCGTCGCGCCTTTCTCGGCCCCCTGTTCGTCGGTCAGGTTGCGGTGGTGATGGCGGACAATGCCGCATTGGTGTGGGCTGCGCCCGTGCTGTCGCGCCATTACGGCCTTCAACCGGGCGACTTCGCGGGCTGGATGGGCGCGTTGGTTTTCGTCAGCGGCCTCGGCGGCACGCTGCTTGGCGGGTTCACCGCCGACTGGGGACAGAAGAGCCAGCGCCGCGGCGGCCTGCTGATCGGTGCGGTGGTCGCGGCCGCGATTGGCGTGCCCGCCGCGCTCTTCCCGATCGGCCCCACCGTCACGTGGTTCGCGATCGCTTTCGGCACGCTGTCGCTGTGCGGTGCGGTCACCGGGCTCGTCACCTCGGTGGCGCTTACCGTGCTCATCCCCAACGAAGTGCGCGGGCTGTGCATCGGCGCGTTCATCGCCTTCGCCGGCCTGATCGGCTTCGGCATCGCACCCTCGCTGGTGACCGCGATCAGCAGTCTGCTTGGCGGTGAGGCGCATCTCGGCCCGGCGCTCGCTGCGGTCGGCGTCGTTACCGGGCTGCTATCGGTAACTGGCTTTGCACTTGCGATGCGCGCGGCGCCAACATCGGCGATTGACGAACCTGTCTGA
- a CDS encoding helix-turn-helix transcriptional regulator, with the protein MTPMQRIKVSPEMLAYVGPGILDKVDRPATDAIMFRYDLGDDPPTFAYVPTLCKADGATVILIVSAEACRRIFGSLPAAPGCWYLPADLALLAIAIRDCALAEPARATLRLAKCIELLCATFANIDGAALVPAAGSGALTERDAAGLAAARRLVDERWQEKLTLDGIARACGLNRAKLTRGFRQTFGSTVADAITDRRLQGAHRLLLATDLPVSSIGYRCGYSNNASFTRAFSRRFGMAPTRLRAIEAAA; encoded by the coding sequence ATGACGCCGATGCAGCGGATCAAGGTGTCGCCGGAAATGCTGGCCTATGTCGGGCCCGGCATCCTCGATAAGGTCGATCGGCCCGCAACCGACGCGATCATGTTCCGCTACGATCTCGGCGACGATCCCCCCACCTTCGCCTATGTCCCCACCCTCTGCAAAGCCGATGGTGCGACCGTGATCCTGATCGTCTCGGCGGAGGCTTGCCGCCGTATCTTCGGCTCGCTGCCCGCAGCGCCGGGCTGTTGGTATCTGCCTGCGGACCTTGCACTTCTCGCGATCGCCATCCGCGACTGCGCGCTGGCGGAACCCGCTCGCGCGACACTCCGGCTGGCGAAATGCATCGAGCTGCTCTGCGCCACCTTCGCCAACATCGATGGCGCCGCGCTCGTGCCGGCAGCAGGAAGCGGTGCGCTGACCGAGCGCGATGCCGCCGGCCTCGCCGCTGCGCGCCGGCTGGTCGACGAGCGCTGGCAGGAGAAGCTGACGCTCGACGGCATCGCACGCGCTTGTGGCCTCAATCGCGCCAAACTGACCCGTGGTTTCCGGCAAACGTTCGGCTCGACCGTCGCCGACGCGATCACCGATCGTCGCCTGCAGGGCGCTCACCGTCTGCTGCTTGCGACCGACCTGCCGGTTTCCTCGATCGGCTATCGCTGCGGCTACAGCAATAACGCCAGCTTCACCCGCGCCTTCTCGCGCCGCTTCGGCATGGCCCCGACGCGGCTCCGGGCGATCGAAGCCGCTGCATGA
- a CDS encoding FadR/GntR family transcriptional regulator translates to MKSMARLDDGGSLVDLAVRRVRDHIRDQDLKVGDTLPGEGQFATELGVSRAVMREAFGALAALRLIDVANGRRARVGAIDGSVMGTSLDHAVATAQVTVAEVWDVRRTLELRTADLAARNRSDIDAVEIIAAAAAMRAAANIEAMTRSDIAFHQAIARASRNMLFVQIIRSFEPLMTVAVPLAWNTRDTEAAREEVLSRHGLIAQAIADRDGANAAALMHAHFDVSIGSVL, encoded by the coding sequence ATGAAGAGCATGGCGCGTCTTGATGATGGCGGCTCGCTCGTCGACCTGGCTGTTCGCCGTGTCCGCGACCACATCCGCGATCAGGATCTTAAGGTCGGCGACACGCTGCCGGGCGAGGGTCAGTTTGCGACCGAACTCGGCGTCAGCCGGGCGGTGATGCGCGAGGCGTTCGGCGCGCTCGCGGCATTGCGGCTCATCGACGTCGCCAATGGCCGTCGTGCGCGCGTCGGTGCGATTGACGGATCCGTGATGGGCACGTCGCTCGACCACGCCGTGGCGACCGCCCAGGTGACCGTAGCGGAAGTCTGGGACGTTCGTCGCACCCTCGAACTCCGTACCGCCGATCTCGCTGCCCGCAATCGCAGCGATATCGATGCCGTGGAGATAATCGCCGCCGCAGCGGCGATGCGCGCTGCGGCGAACATCGAGGCGATGACACGAAGCGACATCGCGTTCCATCAGGCGATCGCGCGCGCGAGCCGCAACATGCTGTTCGTTCAGATCATCCGGTCGTTCGAGCCGCTGATGACGGTTGCGGTGCCGCTGGCGTGGAACACGCGGGACACTGAAGCAGCTCGTGAAGAGGTGCTCTCGCGACACGGCCTCATCGCCCAGGCAATCGCGGACCGGGATGGTGCGAATGCCGCCGCACTCATGCACGCCCACTTCGACGTGTCGATCGGTAGCGTCCTGTGA